The following proteins are co-located in the Euwallacea fornicatus isolate EFF26 chromosome 16, ASM4011564v1, whole genome shotgun sequence genome:
- the LOC136344168 gene encoding serine-rich adhesin for platelets-like isoform X1, translated as MERSDKQSGSRESETSDEGKPLKKARYLWEIKGKGHLKTSKDPNNSSHETQLPVDFQKPCCSKTEPTISPKPDSAPKSSCCDDCCLETFLAKTEDIMVRDSSDDDDSEKLPLENSIENEIPVTLVSAQPKSQDYYLKKWQARQIARGFVDNTINSMLENWVDRPFDATNFVEDCANDGQVEDDAILMAIQSHGLQSGLRGSPSGTLSTSTFNSNSNSSFNSNLSIAGSSRSESQSELLYSSQILQESSTDNLENLQKEQETQSLSSSMSPASASSISNTYEGDSGDPMDFLNAAVSVAIQKKGLSY; from the exons ATGGAGAGGAgtgataaacaaagtggatCCCGAGAAAGTGAGACTTCAGATGAAGGCAAGCCACTTAAAAAGGCCCGATACTTGTgggaaattaaaggaaaaggGCATTTGAAAACCTCAAAAGATCCTAACAATTCTTCTCATGAAACTCAGCTTCCTGTAGACTTTCAAAAACCGTGTTGTAGTAAAACTGAGCCAACTATATCTCCAAAACCAG ATTCAGCCCCAAAATCTAGCTGCTGTGACGATTGTTGCCTGGAAACGTTTTTGGCCAAGACAGAAGACATCATGGTAAGGGACAGTTCAGATGATGATGACTCTGAAAAGCTGCCTTTAGAAAACagtattgaaaatgaaattccaGTCACTCTGGTTTCTGCACAACCGAAAAGTCAAGATTATTACTTGAA AAAGTGGCAAGCAAGACAGATTGCCCGAGGTTTTGTGGATAATACAATAAATAGTATGTTGGAGAATTGGGTGGATAGACCATTTGATGCCACAAACTTTGTGGAAGACTGTGCAAATGATGGCCAA GTTGAAGATGATGCCATTTTAATGGCAATACAATCACATGGCCTACAATCAGGATTAAGAGGAAGCCCAAGTGGGACTCTTAGTACCTCtacatttaattcaaattcaaactccagttttaattcaaatttatccaTTGCAGGCAGCAGCAGAAGCGAATCTCAATCAGAATTGTTAT ACTCAAGccaaattttacaagaatccTCAACagataatttagaaaatctcCAAAAGGAGCAAGAGACACAATCACTATCTAGTTCTATGAGTCCAGCTAGTGCAAGCTCAATATCAAATACTTATGAGGGAGATTCTGGAGACCCAATGGATTTCTTAAATGCTGCAGTGTCAGTTGCTATTCAAAAGAAAGGTCTTTCATATTAG
- the LOC136344168 gene encoding serine-rich adhesin for platelets-like isoform X2: MERSDKQSGSRESETSDEGKPLKKARYLWEIKGKGHLKTSKDPNNSSHETQLPVDFQKPCCSKTEPTISPKPAPKSSCCDDCCLETFLAKTEDIMVRDSSDDDDSEKLPLENSIENEIPVTLVSAQPKSQDYYLKKWQARQIARGFVDNTINSMLENWVDRPFDATNFVEDCANDGQVEDDAILMAIQSHGLQSGLRGSPSGTLSTSTFNSNSNSSFNSNLSIAGSSRSESQSELLYSSQILQESSTDNLENLQKEQETQSLSSSMSPASASSISNTYEGDSGDPMDFLNAAVSVAIQKKGLSY, translated from the exons ATGGAGAGGAgtgataaacaaagtggatCCCGAGAAAGTGAGACTTCAGATGAAGGCAAGCCACTTAAAAAGGCCCGATACTTGTgggaaattaaaggaaaaggGCATTTGAAAACCTCAAAAGATCCTAACAATTCTTCTCATGAAACTCAGCTTCCTGTAGACTTTCAAAAACCGTGTTGTAGTAAAACTGAGCCAACTATATCTCCAAAACCAG CCCCAAAATCTAGCTGCTGTGACGATTGTTGCCTGGAAACGTTTTTGGCCAAGACAGAAGACATCATGGTAAGGGACAGTTCAGATGATGATGACTCTGAAAAGCTGCCTTTAGAAAACagtattgaaaatgaaattccaGTCACTCTGGTTTCTGCACAACCGAAAAGTCAAGATTATTACTTGAA AAAGTGGCAAGCAAGACAGATTGCCCGAGGTTTTGTGGATAATACAATAAATAGTATGTTGGAGAATTGGGTGGATAGACCATTTGATGCCACAAACTTTGTGGAAGACTGTGCAAATGATGGCCAA GTTGAAGATGATGCCATTTTAATGGCAATACAATCACATGGCCTACAATCAGGATTAAGAGGAAGCCCAAGTGGGACTCTTAGTACCTCtacatttaattcaaattcaaactccagttttaattcaaatttatccaTTGCAGGCAGCAGCAGAAGCGAATCTCAATCAGAATTGTTAT ACTCAAGccaaattttacaagaatccTCAACagataatttagaaaatctcCAAAAGGAGCAAGAGACACAATCACTATCTAGTTCTATGAGTCCAGCTAGTGCAAGCTCAATATCAAATACTTATGAGGGAGATTCTGGAGACCCAATGGATTTCTTAAATGCTGCAGTGTCAGTTGCTATTCAAAAGAAAGGTCTTTCATATTAG